In the Paralichthys olivaceus isolate ysfri-2021 chromosome 17, ASM2471397v2, whole genome shotgun sequence genome, one interval contains:
- the mcur1 gene encoding mitochondrial calcium uniporter regulator 1 isoform X2 — MVLKQCHSRLKLFVLNHPDKKWREPSAFNRDTAGGCPATVSTVTAVNTSRSLHGFAPAARSGCEEEPRGERGAAGPRISHVSAGTHMSVRELSTSVRTFQYDLKPDVPNSEGRKLFFDTHAVVRLFEENGFTTQQAEVMVKVLVRMTNSNMDVIYNDMVTKVQQIASVKKDMIILEKSEFSTLLAENEKLKIQLLQLKVGLADVMNKVRSDAILDMNLEKSRVKELKAQHEKMLLEMRTEIMEMTAEQDRHLTQTNMKIDTEVAGLKTMLESHKLDTIKYLAGSVFTCLTVVLGFYRIWM, encoded by the exons ATGGTGCTGAAACAGTGTCATTCGCGACTTAAGCTCTTTGTCTTGAACCACCCGGATAAGAAGTGGCGTGAGCCCTCTGCTTTTAACCGGGACACAGCGGGCGGCTGTCCCGCCACCGTGTCGACTGTGACGGCCGTGAACACATCACGGAGTCTCCACGGTTTCGCTCCGGCAGCTCGGAGCGGCTGTGAGGAGGAGCCGcggggagagaggggagctgCAGGACCGAGGATCTCACATGTTTCTGCCGGGACACACATGTCTGTGAGAG AGCTGAGCACCTCTGTCAGAACCTTTCAGTACGATCTGAAACCAGACGTACCTAACTCTGAAGGCCGGAAGCTGTTTTTTGACACACATGCGGTCGTACGACTCTTTGAAGAGAATG GTTTCACAACTCAGCAAGCTGAGGTGATGGTGAAAGTGCTGGTGAGGATGACCAACTCTAACATGGATGTCATCTATAACGACATGGTCACCAAAGTGCAGCAG ATTGCATCTGTGAAGAAGGACATGATCATTCTTGAGAAAAGCGAGTTTTCCACTTTACTGGCAGAGAACGAG AAACTCAAGATCCAGTTACTGCAGCTGAAGGTCGGACTGGCT GACGTCATGAATAAAGTTCGCTCAGATGCTATTTTGGACATGAATTTGGAGAAAAGCCGTGTTAAGGAACTG AAAGCACAGCATGAGAAGATGCTTCTGGAAATGCGAACTGAAATAATGGAAATG aCTGCTGAGCAAGATCGTCATTTGACTCAGACCAACATGAAAATAGACACTGAAGTGGCCGGTTTGAAAACCATGTTGGAGTCACATAAACTGGATACAATAAAATACCTTGCAG GTTCTGTGTTCACCTGTCTCACAGTAGTCCTGGGTTTCTATCGCATTTGGATGTGA
- the mcur1 gene encoding mitochondrial calcium uniporter regulator 1 isoform X1, translating into MVLKQCHSRLKLFVLNHPDKKWREPSAFNRDTAGGCPATVSTVTAVNTSRSLHGFAPAARSGCEEEPRGERGAAGPRISHVSAGTHMSVRELSTSVRTFQYDLKPDVPNSEGRKLFFDTHAVVRLFEENGFTTQQAEVMVKVLVRMTNSNMDVIYNDMVTKVQQEIMLQRVMSQIASVKKDMIILEKSEFSTLLAENEKLKIQLLQLKVGLADVMNKVRSDAILDMNLEKSRVKELKAQHEKMLLEMRTEIMEMTAEQDRHLTQTNMKIDTEVAGLKTMLESHKLDTIKYLAGSVFTCLTVVLGFYRIWM; encoded by the exons ATGGTGCTGAAACAGTGTCATTCGCGACTTAAGCTCTTTGTCTTGAACCACCCGGATAAGAAGTGGCGTGAGCCCTCTGCTTTTAACCGGGACACAGCGGGCGGCTGTCCCGCCACCGTGTCGACTGTGACGGCCGTGAACACATCACGGAGTCTCCACGGTTTCGCTCCGGCAGCTCGGAGCGGCTGTGAGGAGGAGCCGcggggagagaggggagctgCAGGACCGAGGATCTCACATGTTTCTGCCGGGACACACATGTCTGTGAGAG AGCTGAGCACCTCTGTCAGAACCTTTCAGTACGATCTGAAACCAGACGTACCTAACTCTGAAGGCCGGAAGCTGTTTTTTGACACACATGCGGTCGTACGACTCTTTGAAGAGAATG GTTTCACAACTCAGCAAGCTGAGGTGATGGTGAAAGTGCTGGTGAGGATGACCAACTCTAACATGGATGTCATCTATAACGACATGGTCACCAAAGTGCAGCAG GAAATAATGCTGCAGCGTGTGATGTCTCAGATTGCATCTGTGAAGAAGGACATGATCATTCTTGAGAAAAGCGAGTTTTCCACTTTACTGGCAGAGAACGAG AAACTCAAGATCCAGTTACTGCAGCTGAAGGTCGGACTGGCT GACGTCATGAATAAAGTTCGCTCAGATGCTATTTTGGACATGAATTTGGAGAAAAGCCGTGTTAAGGAACTG AAAGCACAGCATGAGAAGATGCTTCTGGAAATGCGAACTGAAATAATGGAAATG aCTGCTGAGCAAGATCGTCATTTGACTCAGACCAACATGAAAATAGACACTGAAGTGGCCGGTTTGAAAACCATGTTGGAGTCACATAAACTGGATACAATAAAATACCTTGCAG GTTCTGTGTTCACCTGTCTCACAGTAGTCCTGGGTTTCTATCGCATTTGGATGTGA
- the mcur1 gene encoding mitochondrial calcium uniporter regulator 1 isoform X3 → MVLKQCHSRLKLFVLNHPDKKWREPSAFNRDTAGGCPATVSTVTAVNTSRSLHGFAPAARSGCEEEPRGERGAAGPRISHVSAGTHMSVRELSTSVRTFQYDLKPDVPNSEGRKLFFDTHAVVRLFEENGFTTQQAEVMVKVLVRMTNSNMDVIYNDMVTKVQQEIMLQRVMSQIASVKKDMIILEKSEFSTLLAENEKLKIQLLQLKVGLADVMNKVRSDAILDMNLEKSRVKELTAEQDRHLTQTNMKIDTEVAGLKTMLESHKLDTIKYLAGSVFTCLTVVLGFYRIWM, encoded by the exons ATGGTGCTGAAACAGTGTCATTCGCGACTTAAGCTCTTTGTCTTGAACCACCCGGATAAGAAGTGGCGTGAGCCCTCTGCTTTTAACCGGGACACAGCGGGCGGCTGTCCCGCCACCGTGTCGACTGTGACGGCCGTGAACACATCACGGAGTCTCCACGGTTTCGCTCCGGCAGCTCGGAGCGGCTGTGAGGAGGAGCCGcggggagagaggggagctgCAGGACCGAGGATCTCACATGTTTCTGCCGGGACACACATGTCTGTGAGAG AGCTGAGCACCTCTGTCAGAACCTTTCAGTACGATCTGAAACCAGACGTACCTAACTCTGAAGGCCGGAAGCTGTTTTTTGACACACATGCGGTCGTACGACTCTTTGAAGAGAATG GTTTCACAACTCAGCAAGCTGAGGTGATGGTGAAAGTGCTGGTGAGGATGACCAACTCTAACATGGATGTCATCTATAACGACATGGTCACCAAAGTGCAGCAG GAAATAATGCTGCAGCGTGTGATGTCTCAGATTGCATCTGTGAAGAAGGACATGATCATTCTTGAGAAAAGCGAGTTTTCCACTTTACTGGCAGAGAACGAG AAACTCAAGATCCAGTTACTGCAGCTGAAGGTCGGACTGGCT GACGTCATGAATAAAGTTCGCTCAGATGCTATTTTGGACATGAATTTGGAGAAAAGCCGTGTTAAGGAACTG aCTGCTGAGCAAGATCGTCATTTGACTCAGACCAACATGAAAATAGACACTGAAGTGGCCGGTTTGAAAACCATGTTGGAGTCACATAAACTGGATACAATAAAATACCTTGCAG GTTCTGTGTTCACCTGTCTCACAGTAGTCCTGGGTTTCTATCGCATTTGGATGTGA
- the mcur1 gene encoding mitochondrial calcium uniporter regulator 1 isoform X5 yields MVLKQCHSRLKLFVLNHPDKKWREPSAFNRDTAGGCPATVSTVTAVNTSRSLHGFAPAARSGCEEEPRGERGAAGPRISHVSAGTHMSVRGFTTQQAEVMVKVLVRMTNSNMDVIYNDMVTKVQQIASVKKDMIILEKSEFSTLLAENEKLKIQLLQLKVGLADVMNKVRSDAILDMNLEKSRVKELKAQHEKMLLEMRTEIMEMTAEQDRHLTQTNMKIDTEVAGLKTMLESHKLDTIKYLAGSVFTCLTVVLGFYRIWM; encoded by the exons ATGGTGCTGAAACAGTGTCATTCGCGACTTAAGCTCTTTGTCTTGAACCACCCGGATAAGAAGTGGCGTGAGCCCTCTGCTTTTAACCGGGACACAGCGGGCGGCTGTCCCGCCACCGTGTCGACTGTGACGGCCGTGAACACATCACGGAGTCTCCACGGTTTCGCTCCGGCAGCTCGGAGCGGCTGTGAGGAGGAGCCGcggggagagaggggagctgCAGGACCGAGGATCTCACATGTTTCTGCCGGGACACACATGTCTGTGAGAG GTTTCACAACTCAGCAAGCTGAGGTGATGGTGAAAGTGCTGGTGAGGATGACCAACTCTAACATGGATGTCATCTATAACGACATGGTCACCAAAGTGCAGCAG ATTGCATCTGTGAAGAAGGACATGATCATTCTTGAGAAAAGCGAGTTTTCCACTTTACTGGCAGAGAACGAG AAACTCAAGATCCAGTTACTGCAGCTGAAGGTCGGACTGGCT GACGTCATGAATAAAGTTCGCTCAGATGCTATTTTGGACATGAATTTGGAGAAAAGCCGTGTTAAGGAACTG AAAGCACAGCATGAGAAGATGCTTCTGGAAATGCGAACTGAAATAATGGAAATG aCTGCTGAGCAAGATCGTCATTTGACTCAGACCAACATGAAAATAGACACTGAAGTGGCCGGTTTGAAAACCATGTTGGAGTCACATAAACTGGATACAATAAAATACCTTGCAG GTTCTGTGTTCACCTGTCTCACAGTAGTCCTGGGTTTCTATCGCATTTGGATGTGA
- the mcur1 gene encoding mitochondrial calcium uniporter regulator 1 isoform X4, giving the protein MVLKQCHSRLKLFVLNHPDKKWREPSAFNRDTAGGCPATVSTVTAVNTSRSLHGFAPAARSGCEEEPRGERGAAGPRISHVSAGTHMSVRGFTTQQAEVMVKVLVRMTNSNMDVIYNDMVTKVQQEIMLQRVMSQIASVKKDMIILEKSEFSTLLAENEKLKIQLLQLKVGLADVMNKVRSDAILDMNLEKSRVKELKAQHEKMLLEMRTEIMEMTAEQDRHLTQTNMKIDTEVAGLKTMLESHKLDTIKYLAGSVFTCLTVVLGFYRIWM; this is encoded by the exons ATGGTGCTGAAACAGTGTCATTCGCGACTTAAGCTCTTTGTCTTGAACCACCCGGATAAGAAGTGGCGTGAGCCCTCTGCTTTTAACCGGGACACAGCGGGCGGCTGTCCCGCCACCGTGTCGACTGTGACGGCCGTGAACACATCACGGAGTCTCCACGGTTTCGCTCCGGCAGCTCGGAGCGGCTGTGAGGAGGAGCCGcggggagagaggggagctgCAGGACCGAGGATCTCACATGTTTCTGCCGGGACACACATGTCTGTGAGAG GTTTCACAACTCAGCAAGCTGAGGTGATGGTGAAAGTGCTGGTGAGGATGACCAACTCTAACATGGATGTCATCTATAACGACATGGTCACCAAAGTGCAGCAG GAAATAATGCTGCAGCGTGTGATGTCTCAGATTGCATCTGTGAAGAAGGACATGATCATTCTTGAGAAAAGCGAGTTTTCCACTTTACTGGCAGAGAACGAG AAACTCAAGATCCAGTTACTGCAGCTGAAGGTCGGACTGGCT GACGTCATGAATAAAGTTCGCTCAGATGCTATTTTGGACATGAATTTGGAGAAAAGCCGTGTTAAGGAACTG AAAGCACAGCATGAGAAGATGCTTCTGGAAATGCGAACTGAAATAATGGAAATG aCTGCTGAGCAAGATCGTCATTTGACTCAGACCAACATGAAAATAGACACTGAAGTGGCCGGTTTGAAAACCATGTTGGAGTCACATAAACTGGATACAATAAAATACCTTGCAG GTTCTGTGTTCACCTGTCTCACAGTAGTCCTGGGTTTCTATCGCATTTGGATGTGA
- the rgs9bp gene encoding regulator of G-protein signaling 9-binding protein has product MPLVNNKVGEDCTVGSDKALADGEALVGSLIKVVACYRHLASCVGGCTDSLQLRDELRQTREKAQKLAVSIRCHLTSHLRDKSLPEDQRKEMELLWVAFSSSLELLHVDMCKVFSMGDIFSLANTATLVQTGLQGGGSEVAARALSLPDLNQAQTAAPAAGLEIQERGAMEQEISHIDHMIDDMEMKVNVLRWMVEPQGPQYADPLSSTDSASLALLSVDEEQPGHQPLCQRSHIFVLILLMAVVLLAATLSVCIVFFS; this is encoded by the exons ATGCCACTTGTAAATAACAAAGTGGGAGAGGATTGCACAGTCGGCTCGGACAAGGCTTTGGCTGATGGAGAGGCTCTGGTGGGGTCTTTAATAAAG GTGGTGGCATGTTACCGGCACTTGGCATCATGCGTCGGTGGATGCACAGACAGCTTGCAGCTGCGGGACGAGCTCCGGCAAACGAGAGAAAAGGCCCAAAAGTTGGCTGTGTCCATCCGCTGCCACCTGACCTCACACCTACGGGACAAGAGCCTGCCTGAGGATCAGCGCAAGGAGATGGAGCTCCTCTGGGTGGCCTTCTCCTCCAGCTTGGAGCTCCTCCATGTTGACATGTGCAAAGTCTTCAGCATGGGCGACATTTTCTCTCTGGCCAACACTGCTACACTGGTGCAAACTGGCCTTCAAG GAGGAGGCAGTGAGGTGGCAGCTCGGGCCCTCAGTCTGCCAGACTTGAACCAGGCCCAGACTGCAGCCCCAGCTGCCGGCCTGGAGATCCAGGAGCGCGGTGCAATGGAGCAGGAGATCAGCCACATCGACCACATGATCGACGACATGGAGATGAAGGTCAACGTGCTGCGCTGGATGGTAGAGCCCCAAGGGCCGCAGTACGCAGACCCGCTCAGCAGCACCGACAGCGCCTCCCTGGCTCTGCTCTCCGTGGACGAGGAGCAGCCTGGACACCAACCCCTCTGCCAGCGCAGTCACATCTTTGTGCTCATACTGCTGATGGCAGTTGTTCTGTTGGCAGCCACTTTATCTGTCTGCATTGTCTTCTTCTCATGA